In the bacterium genome, TAATTTAAATATCTTTTTGAATAAGACCCTTTCTTCATCTTGCTGATTTTGTATAGTTATTTTCAATGTCTCATTCTTCGAATCTATTTCTTTTTTACTTCTGATATTCACAGCCTCTTCTGAGTTTAAGACGAATGCTAGAATTTCTTCAATTGATATTGAAGAAATTAGATAATAATTTAGCTCTTCTTCTTTTGGCTCTCTTGCCAAGTATTTATTGAATATAAGGATTATAATTTGTTTGCGTAAGGCAATAATTTGTTTATGTGTTGGTTTATTTAACATTAAATTAATTATTTCTTACGAAGAAAACTTGTAAGTTATAAAACACTTATTTCGCACATAAAAAGGCATGTATTTACTTTACAAAAAACTCCATTTTAAAAGTGCCTTATTTTACGAATTTGATTATCAGGACTCTCAAATTCAAAACGGTATTCATTTTTGAAAGAAAACCTACCAGCTTTATTATTTTTTAAAGGTAAATTTTTTGTGCCCTATAAAGTTCCAAAGTAAAACGACAACAGAACTAATTGGTGTTGTATAGAAAGAATTTCCTTTGAACACTTCATTCCACAAAAAACTGACGACAATTGCAATAATTATTCCACTACCAAAGACAAGCCAAAATCTGACGAAACTTCCAAATTTATTTGGTTTGTCCCTATATTCGAATGAGAATCTTTTGTTCAGAAAGTAATTATATAATCCAGAAATAAAAAATCCTAATGCAACTGGGATGAAATAGTTTGGAAGACCAAGTACAGATGACCCTATCCTAGACTTCAGAAATTCAGTAATAATCCAATTTAAAATTAATGCAGTGCCACCAACCAGCAAAAACTTAATAAATTGATTAAATGTGCTTTGAGGGTTTGCATATTTGATAATTTCCCAAATTGCTTTGGCTCCATCTTTCCAATTAATTTTCTTACCCTCCTCTTTCGACCTACCATAATATGAAATTCCAACTTCGTACAGTCGTAAATTCTTAATTCTGCTTAGTCTTGCTGTAACTTCAGGTTCAAATCCAAATCTTTTTGCTTCTAAATCTTTTGCAATTTCTCTGATCAAATCTGCTTTAAAGACTTTATAACAAGTTTCCATATCTGTCAGGTCAAATCCAGTCATAAGATT is a window encoding:
- a CDS encoding bifunctional glycosyltransferase family 2/GtrA family protein, coding for MHQKVEIKKLSIIIPAYNEAKTITQILDEVKDVDLGSIQKEIIVINDASKDGTLEKLQEVKSKYNLTILNQEINQGKGAALKRGILASTGDVVIIQDADMEYDPHEYSKLLYPIQRGNADVVYGSRFVGGEPHRTFYYANKLANSFLTTFSNLMTGFDLTDMETCYKVFKADLIREIAKDLEAKRFGFEPEVTARLSRIKNLRLYEVGISYYGRSKEEGKKINWKDGAKAIWEIIKYANPQSTFNQFIKFLLVGGTALILNWIITEFLKSRIGSSVLGLPNYFIPVALGFFISGLYNYFLNKRFSFEYRDKPNKFGSFVRFWLVFGSGIIIAIVVSFLWNEVFKGNSFYTTPISSVVVLLWNFIGHKKFTFKK